CGACTGGTACACCGAGTCCGCGACGTTGCCGGTGATCCGGTAGCGACCGTCGTCGCGGAGATCGGTGATCCAGTAGCGGTAGTCCGGGTTGTCCATGAAGAACTTCTGGCGCCAACCGTTGAACGGCATGAGTTCGGGTGCGTCGCGATCGGATTCGATGCGGCCCAGCAGATTGTTCGCCGCCCGCAGCAACGCAAGCCGGGCGTCGGTGCGATCGATGTCGTCGAGCCCGGCGGTGGCCTCGTCGAGTGCCCGCCCCGCCGCGGCCAGCCCGGCCGCCAGGTCTTGCCAGCCGTCGTCGGTCACGAGCGGCCCCGGGCCAGTGCGAAGCGCTTCATCATGAAGTCGAGGAGCTCCGGGGAGAGCAGGTCACCGGCATTCTCGACCCAGCACCAGCTACGTGCCACCTGCTTGCCCGACGAGCTTGCGGTCAGGCGCCCGAAGAAGTGGATGTAGCTGCCCGCGGTGTCGAAGGTGAACGTGTAGGAGTCCGAGCCGATCGAGGCCGCCAATACGGTCAACTTGCCGTCGGCGGTGAAGGACGGTGTTGCGACGATGTCGTCGTGGACCGTCGTCACATCGGCCTTGAATTGATAGCCGGGCCCGAATGCCCGCCCGCTGCGACCTTGCCAGAAGCAGCCCCCACCCCACTCGCCGTCGTCGTACTCATGTAGCCACGACACCCACATGCCCTGCAGCTTTCGCGCGATCGGCAGTTCCGGATACACCAAACCCGTTGGGCCGTAAGCGTAGTCCTGGTGCAGGTAGCCCGATACCTCGACACCGTCGACGATCCCGTCGGCGACCAGCAGCTCGTGGCGATACCAGGCCTGGTGTTCGATGCCGTCCTGGGACGGCACCCCAACGGTGAAGATGTCGGACACCGGTCGACCGTGCATCTCCCAGCGCCCGCTGGCGTCATACCAGTGAAAGCCGTTGCTATCACGCTCGATTCGGCCGCTGTAGAAGCCCAGGGTCGTCTTGTCTCCGCTGTCCTGGTACTCCAGCGGCTCGAACCAGTCGATCGTCGAGTACTCATCGAACAGGTGCGGCGGATCCCCCTCGAACGACGTCACCAGCTTCTTGAAGCCGGTGATGGGCGACACCACGTGGGTCATCCCGGCCAGAAAGTCGTCGGTGCCGCGCAGACCCCAGTACTGCTGTCCGGACGCGTCGCTGACCACCGCCCCGATCCACATCCCGGCCAAGCCCACGTCGGGGGCCGGCACCCACCCACGCCGGTAATGGTCCAGGGTGGGCGCTTGGGCGCGCACAGTGAAGTCGATTGGATCAGCCATGCGAATCGTCCTTTAGGTGCCCGGTCCCGCTGGATTCACGTCACGGCGACACTAGCGCCGAAGCCGGGCGGGCGCACTAGTCTTCTCATATGGCTCCCAAGAACCGCGTCTCGCGTCTATTTCTGGAATGGCCCGTCGTCCGGCAGTTTCGCTCGGGGGATGTGTTCGGCCGCGGCCCGGCGGTGACCTCCAAGGACACCCGTTCCATCACCCCGCGCACCAGCACCGCCGATCGGGTAGTGCAGAGCGTCTGCCCGTACTGCGCGGTCGGCTGCGGGCAGCGGGTGTACGTCAAGGACGAGCGGGTGGTGCAGATCGAGGGTGACCCCGATTCGCCGATCTCGCGGGGCCGGCTGTGCCCGAAGGGGTCGGCCAGCGAACAGCTGGTCAACTCGCCGGGCCGGCAGATCAAGATGCTCTACCGGGCGCCGCGCGCCACCGAATGGCAGTCGCTGGATGTCGACACCGCCATCGACATGGTGGCCGACCGCTTCGTCGAAGCCCGCCGGCACGCCTGGCAGGACATCGACAAAAAGGGGCACCCGTTGCGGCGCACCATGAAGATCGCCGCACTCGGCGGGGCAACGCTGGACAACGAAGAGAACTACGTCATCAAGAAGCTGTTCACCGCCGCCGGCGCCATCCAGATCGAGAACCAAGCCCGTATTTGACACTCCGCCACAGTTCCCGGTCTGGGAACTTCCTTCGGGCGCGGCGGCGCCACCCAGTCACTGCAGGACATGGCCAATGCGGACTGCATCGTCATCCAGGGCTCGAACATGGCCGAATGCCACCCGGTGGGCTTCCAATGGGTGGAGGAGGCCAAAGCCCGCGGCTGCAAGCTGATTCATGTCGACCCGCGCTTCACCCGGACGTCGGCGTTGTCCGACAAGCACATCCCGATCCGGGCCGGCTCCGACGTGGTGTTGCTGGGCGCCCTGATCAACCATGTGATCAGCAACGACCTGTGGTTCCGGGAGTACGTGCTGGCCTACACCAACGCATCCACACTGATCAACGAAAACTACCGGGACACCGAGGATCTGGGCGGCCTGTTCTCCGGCTTCGACCCCGAGACCGGGCAGTATGACCAGTCCTCCTGGGCCTATGCCAAGCACGAGGACGCCGACCACGAGCACGGCGCCAGCGCCTCCGATCGGGCCGCCGGAGACGCCTACGGCATGGGCGGGCCGCCACTGGCACACGCGCGGGTGATACGCGACGAGACACTGCAGCACCCGCGCACGGTGTTCCAGATTCTCAAACGGCACTACGCCCGCTACACCCCCGAGATGGTGCGCGACGTCTGCGGCATCGGCATCGAGGACTTCGGTTACCTCGCGCGAGCCATCACCGAAAACTCCGGACGTGAGCGCACCACCTGTTTCGCCTACGCCGTGGGCTGGACCCAGCACACGCTCGGAGCCCAATTCATCCGCACCGCAACGATTCTGCAGTTGCTACTGGGTAACGTGGGACGGCCCGGCGGCGGCATCATGGCGTTGCGCGGGCACGCCACCATCCAGGGCTCGACCGACATCCCGACGCTGTTCAACCTGCTGCCGGGCTACCTGCCGATGCCAAAAGCCGGTATTCACAACACGTTGCGCGACTACATCGAGGCCACCGGACCGAAGACGCAGAAGGGCTACTGGGCCAACGCCGACACCTATATCGTGAGCCTGCTCAAGGCGTGGTGGGGCGATGCCGCCACCGAAGACAACGACTGGGCGTTCGACTACCTGCCCCGCCTCGATGGCCCGCACGGCACCTATCAGACGGTCATGTCGATGCTCGAGGACGAGGTGGACGGCTACTTCATCCTGGGCCAGAATCCGGCCGTCGGGTCGGCGCACGGCCGGATGCAGCGCCTGGGCATGTCACACCTCAAGTGGCTGGTGGTGCGCGACCTCAACCTCATCGAATCCGCCACCTGGTGGAAGGACGGACCGGAGATCGCCTCCGGGGAACTGAAGACCGAGGACATCGAGACCGAGGTGTTCTTCTTCCCCGCCGCCACCCATGTCGAGAAGTCCGGGACATTCACCCAGACCCAGCGGGTGGTGCAGTGGCGCCACCAGGCGGTCGAACCGCCCGGCGACTGCCAGAGCGAACTGCAGTTCTTCGTCGAACTCGGAAACCGGATCCGGCAGCGCCTGGCCGGGTCCACCGACGAACGCGACCGCCCGCTGCTAGACCTGACCTGGAACTACCCCGTCGACGAGCACGGCGAACCCGACCCCGAGTCGGTGCTCGCCGAGATCAACGGGTTTCGCGCGGACGGTACCCCGCTGTCGGGATTCACCGAATTGCGTGCCGACGGATCGACGGCCTGCGGCTGCTGGATCTACTCCGGGGTCTATGCCGGCGGCGTCAACAAGGCCGCCCGCCGGGTGCCGCTCGGCGGCCCGAGCCCGATGCAATCCGAATGGGGTTGGGCCTGGCCGGCCGATCGGCGCATCCTCTACAACCGCGCCTCGGCCGACCCGGACGGCAAACCGTGGAGCGAACGCAAGAAGCTGGTGTGGTGGGACGCCGAGCACAGCCGGTGGGTCGGACACGACGTCCCGGACTTCCCCGTCGACCGCGCTCCCGGTTCGCGGCCCGATCCCGACGTCGGCGGACCCGACGGGCTGGCCGGCGACGACCCGTTCATCATGCAAGCCGACGGCAAGGGTTGGCTGTTCGCCCCGAAGGGCATGGTCGACGGCCCGCTGCCCACCCACTACGAACCGCAGGAATCGCCGATCGCCAACGCGCTCTATCCCCAGCAGCAGAGCCCGTCACGAATCCTGTTCCCGCGCAAGGACAATCTGTGGGCTCCGAGTGGCGGCGAACCAGGCTCGCAGGTGTATCCGTACGTGTTCACCACCTACCGGCTCACCGAACATCACACCGCGGGCGGCATGAGCCGCTGGCTGCCCTACCTGTCCGAGCTGCAACCCGAGATGTTCTGCGAGGTCTCCCCGGAGCTGGCCGCCGACCGCGGTTTGCAGCCCTACGGCTGGGCCACCATCATCTCACCGCGCGGCGCGATCGAGGCCAAAGTTCTTGTGACAGAACGAATGACACCCCTGACGATCGGCGGACGCACCATCCACCAGATCGGGTTGCCGTATCACTGGGGCGTGGGCAGCGACGCCGTGGTGAGTGGCGACGGGGCGAACGACCTGCTGGGCGTGACGCTGGATCCGAACGTGCAGATCCAGGAGTCCAAGGCCGGATCCTGCGACATCCGTCCGGGCCGCCGACCCCAGGGCGAGGAACTGCTGCGCCTGATCGAGGAGTACCAGTCGCGTGCGGGCGTGACCGTGGAGACCGATAACGTTCGACTCACCGAGCGCAACCGGGAGGGCTGATGGGTCAACTGGCCGGACCAACCGACCCCACCGGCGATGCTCGATGGCCGGATCCCAAGCCGCGCAAAGGATTCTTCACCGACACCTCGATCTGCATCGGCTGCAAGGCGTGCGAGGTGGCCTGCAAGGAGTGGAATCGCAACCCCCTCGACGGCGACCTGGAGCTGCTCGGCTCCTCCTACGACAACACCGGCCAACTGGGCGCCAGCACCTGGCGGCACGTCGCGTTCATCGAGCAGGGCCGCGAGCGCATCGAGCAGGCGCGCGAATCCGGCCGGGCCCTGGTGGGTCTGGGTATGCCGGCCATGCCGGGCAAGCCGGACCTCACGCCGCCGGACACCCCGGAGTTCCGCTGGCTGATGGCCTCCGACGTCTGTAAGCACTGCACCCATGCCGGGTGTTTGGACGTCTGCCCGACCGGCGCGTTGTTCCGCACCGAGTTCGGCACCGTCGTCGTGCAGCACGACGTCTGCAACGGATGCGGAACGTGCGTGGCAGGGTGCCCGTTCGGGGTGGTCGAGCGCCGCAGCGACGGCACCTACCGAACCCCTGCGCAACGGTCCGGGCAACGCTCGGATCGACCGGCGGAGGAGTTCGTCACGGGCGTCGCGCAGAAATGCACCCTGTGCTACGACCGGCTCCTCGACGATCAGGAACCCGCCTGCGCCAAGACCTGCCCGACGACGTCGATCAAGTTCGGTGACCACGACGGCCTGGTGCAGCAGGCCCGGGAGCGGGTCGCGGCGCTGCACGCCCGCGGGATGACCGAAGCCCGGTTGTACGGCGCCAACGAAAACGACGGCGTCGGCGGCACCGGATCGGTGTTCCTGCTGCTCGACGAGCCCGAGGTGTACGGCCTGCCGCCGGACCCGAGGGTGTGCACCGCCGATCTGCCGCGCATGTTCAACCGGGCCGGTCTGGCCGGGGTCGGGATGGTTGCCGCGGCGGTGCTGCTTGCGTTCTGGAGGGCCCGGTGAGTACGTCTGAGTTCGACAGTCTGCGGCCTCCGGAACCGACCGGCGGGAAACGGCGCCGGCGGGGGCAGGGGAAAGCGGCGCCGCGACGAGTCGCTGATGGTCCCCGAGGCAGAGTTCACCTCGTACTACGGGCGCCCGGTGGTCAAGCCCGCGCCGTGGGAACACGAGGTCGCGGCGTACCTGTTCCTGGGCGGAGTGGCCGGTGGGTCCGGCCTGCTGGCGGCCGGCGCCCAACTGACCGGGCGCGCTACGCTGCGCCGCAACGCCCGGCTGTCGGCGCTGGCGGCGGCGGGAATCGGGGCGGCTGCGCTGGTCAAGGACCTCGGCCGGCCCGAACGGTTCGTCAACATGATGCGCACCATCAAGCTCACCTCGCCGATGAGCGTCGGCTCCTGGATTCTGGCTGCCTTCAGTGCCGGCGCCGGTGTGGCCGCCGCCGCCGAGATCGACCGCCTGACGGGCGAGCGCCTGCCGCTGGGTCCGCTGCGGCCAGTGCTGCGGGCGGTCGAAGGCCCTGCCGGGTTGGAAGCAGGATTGTTCGCGCCACCGCTGGCGGCCTACACCGCGGTGTTGCTCGCCGACACCGCGACTCCGACCTGGAACGCCATGCACGAGGACTTGGCGTTTGTGTTCGTCAGCTCGGCCAGCCTGGCCGCGTCCGGACTGGCGATGATCACCACCCCGGTCGCCGAGACCGGCCCGGTGCGCCGGTTGGCCGTGCTCGGCGTGCTCGGCGATGTGGTGGCGATGAGACTGATGGAACGCCGGATGGACCCGGTGGCCGCCGAACCGCTACATCACGGTGGCCCGGGGGCGATGCTGCGGTGGAGCGAGCGCCTAGCCGTTGCGGGTGCCGCGGGCACCCTGCTCGGCGGCCGGAATCGCCTACTCGCGGCTATGTCCGGCGCGGCGCTGATGGCGGCGTCGGCGCTCACCAGATTTGGTGTGTTCGAAGCGGGCAAAGAGTCGGCCCGCGATCCCCGCTACACGATCGAGCCGCAGAAGCGCAGGCTCGCGGCCCGCCGCGCGGCCGGCATCACCGGCGACTCGATCACCACCTCCGGCTGAGTTCCCGAGCGCGGCGGCTAGCGGATCTCGATGCCCTGTCCGCTCGCCGTGTGGCCGATGACCGGATGTCCCGGTAACTCGCCGACCACCAGCAGCCCGCCCGAGGTCTGGGCGTCGGCCAGCAACAGCAGATCGTCCTCGGTGACGCCGGGCGCCGCGCGCAGGTGCGGCCGCACCCAGTCCAGGTTGCGCCTAGTCCCTCCCGAGACGAAGCCGTCGCGCAGCGCGTCGGTGGCGCTGTCGAGCACCGGAACCGCGGCGCGCTCGATGACCGCCCCGACCCGGGAGGCCCGGCACAGCTTGTGCAGATGCCCCAGCAGGCCGAAGCCGGTCACGTCGGTGGCGGCTTTCAACCCCGCCGCCACCGCTGCCTCGGCTGCGTCGCGGTTGAGCCGGGTCATGGTCGCGATGGCTTCGGCGAAGGCTTCGCCGGTTTGCTTGTGCCGGTTGTTGAGCAGCCCGACGCCGATCGGCTTGGTGAGAGTAAGCGGCAGTCCCGGCTCGGCGGCATCGTTGCGCAGCAGCTTGCCGGGATCGGCGACGCCGGTGACGGCCATGCCGTACTTGGGTTCCGGATCCGTCGATGGAATGTCCGCCGATCACCGGGCAGCCGGCCTCGGATGCCACCGCCAGTCCGCCGCGCAGCACCTCGGTCATCAGCTGCAGCGGCAGCAGGTCCCGCGGCCAGCCGACCAGGTTGATCGCGACCACCGGGCGGCCGCCCATCGCATAGATGTCCGACAGCGCGTTGGCCGCGGCGATCCTGCCCCAGTCGTAGGCGTCGTCGACGACGGGCGTGAAGAAGTCGGCGGTGGACAGCACGGCAAGATCGCCAACCAGGACGGCGGCCGCGTCGTCTCCGTCGTCCAGCCCGACGAGCACGTCGGGGCCGGCCTGACCGGTCAGGCCCCGGACCGCCTCTTCGAGTTCGCCCGGAGGGATCTTGCAGGCGCAGCCGCCGCCGTGCGCGTAGCCGGTGAGTCGCCTCATCAGCCCGACATTACGGCCACGCCGGCCGGCAGTTGACTCTGCGTCTGCGGCACAAAAGTGCGAGAAGAACCCGCCTTGAGCGCTGAGTCGACGGCGGCCCGGCTAGGTTGGACCCTGGAGGCGTTTGGGTTCCTGGTGGTCCCCCCGGTCTTCAAAACCGGTGAGGCCGAGTATCTCGGTCTGGCGGGTTCGATTCCCGTCCGCCTCCGCGACATTGCCCCGAGGAGGTCGAGACATCAAGTGACACAGCTCGACCCGCGCCGCCTGATTCCCCGCACGGATCAGCTGATGGAACTACCAGCGGTGCAACAAGCGCGAAAACGGCTGGGCGACACCGTCGTACGAACACTTATCCGAGACATCCAGGACCGCGCCCGCCGCGGTGACCTGCCACCGGACCGGGTGCAGGACGCGGTGCTGCAGTCCCTGACCACGCGGGCCACCACCTCGTTGACGCCCGTCCTGAACGCCACCGGCGTCATCGTGCACACCAACCTGGGCCGGGCCCCACTGTCCGTCGGCGCCCTCGAGGCACTCGTCGCGGCCAGCGCCTACGTCGACGTCGAACTCGACCTCGCCACCGGCGCCCGGTCCAAACGCGGCACCGCGACCCGCGAGGCATTGCTCGTCGCCTGCCCGGCCGCCGAGGACGCACTGGTGGTCAACAACGGTGCGGCCGCGCTGGTGCTGGCAACCACCGCCCTGGCTGCGGGTAAAGAGGTGGTGGTCAGTCGCGGGGAGCTGATCGAGATCGGCGCCGGCTTCCGATTGCCCGACCTGATCGCCTCGACCGGGGCCCGGCTGCGCGAAGTCGGTACCACCAATCGCACGCACCTCCCGGACTATGCCGACGCGATCGGCCCGCAGACCGGATGCGTACTCAAGGTGCACCAGAGCAACTTTCGCGTGGCGGGGTTCACCGCCGCAGTGTCCCTCGCTGAACTCCGCACCGTGACCACCGCCCGCCAGGTTCCGTTGATCAGCGACCTGGGCAGCGGTCTGTTGGCGCCGGACCCGGTGCTGCCCGACGAGCCCGACGCCGCCACGGCACTGACCGACGGCGCCGACATCGTCACTGCCAGCGGCGACAAGCTGCTGGGCGGCCCGCAGGCCGGCATCCTGCTGGGCCGGGCCGACGTGGTGGCCCGCCTGGCCCGTCACCCACTGGCCCGGGCCGTCCGCGCCGACAAACTCACCCTGGCCGCGCTCGAGGCGACGGTAAGAGCCGGCACTTCGCCGGTGACCCAGGCTTTGCATGCCGACCCCGCGGCCCTGCGCGCCCGCGCCGAACGATTGGCCGCGGCGGTCGCAGCCCCGGTGGTTCCGCACGACGGCCGGGTCGGCGGCGGCGGCGCGCCGGGTGTGCCGCTGCCGGGCTGGGCGGTCCGGCTGCCCGAGTCGGCGGCCGCAGCGCTGCGCACGGGTCGCCCAGCGGTATTGCCGCGGGTGCACGACGGCGCGTGCCTGCTCGACCTGCGCTGCATACCGGAGTCCGACGACGATCGCCTGTTGGCCGCCGTCCGCGCAGCCCTGGGTGCGGCCCCCTGACCGCGCACGTGGTTGCCACCGCCGGCCATGTGGATCACGGCAAGAGCACCCTGATCCGCGCCCTGACCGGCATGGAACCGGACCGCTGGGAAGAGGAGCGGCGTCGCGGGCTGACCATCGACCTCGGCTTCGCCTGGACCACCCTGCCGTCCGGCCGGGAGGTCGCTTTCGTCGACGTGCCGGGCCACCAGCGATTCCTGGCCAATACGCTGGCTGGCCTCGGGCCGGCACCGGTGGTGTGTTTCGTCGTTGCCGCCGACGAGGGCTGGCAGCAGCAGTCCAGCGACCATCGCGACGCCATCGCTGCCCTGGACATCCGCTACGGCCTGATCGTGGTCACTCGTGCCGACCGGGCGCCCGAGCGCGCCGACGGGGTGCTGGCCCGGACCCGCGAGGAGCTGGCCGAGACAGGATTGCGCGACGCTTCGGGCGTCGTGGTGTCGGCAGTGGACGGTACCGGCCTGGCGGACCTGCGCGTCGCGCTCGACCGGGTGCTCAGCGAAGTCCCTCCACCGGATGCCGCGGCGCGGGTGCGACTGTGGGTGGACCGGGCCTTCACCATCGCCGGTGCCGGAACCGTTGTCACCGGAACGCTCGCCGCCGGGACGCTCACCAGCGGTGAGCGACTGGAAATGCTTGGGATACAACGGAAAACGAGTGTCGCCGTGCGGGGATTGCAGAGCTGCGGGAAACCGTACCCGGTGCTGGAACCGGTGTCCCGGGCCGCCGTGAACCTACGCGGCGTTCCCCGCGACGTGGTTCGGCGCGGGGACGTGCTGCTCACCTCGGATGCCTGGCCGATCACCCGCGCCGTGGACGCGCGACGCACCACCGGCTGCCCGTGGACCGAAGCCCCGACGCAACTCGTGGTCCACGTCGGCACCGCGGCGGTGCCGGGCCGGCTGCGCCCGTTCGGCGACGACCACGGCCGGCTCGCCCTCGACCGGCGACTGCCACTGGTCCTGGGCGACCGGCTGGTATTGCGCGACCCCGGTACCCGTCGGGTACTCGGCGGGGCTTTGGTGCTCGACGCCGATCCGCCGGCACTGCGGCGTCGCGGTGACAGCGCGCGCCGGCAGCAGGCGCTGGCCTTGATGAGCGACAGTGGGGATCTCGCCGCCGAGGTGGCCCGCCGTGGTGTGGTGGCCGTAGCCCATCTGAGCCGGCTGGGACTGCGGACCGATGCGGTGCCGGACGGGGTGACGGTACTGGACGGCTGGTGGGTGGACACCGGCACGTACCAGGCTTGGCAGCAGCGACTGGCTGTCGCCGTCAAGGCGTTGCATGCACGGGATCCGTTGGCGGACGGTCTTTCTCGTGGCGCTGCTCGTGTTTCGCTCGGCCTGCCGGATGAGGCGCTGCTCGACGCGCTGGTACGCGACGCGGGACTCGAACAACGGGCGGGCCACATCCGGGTGCCCGGCGCCGGGGCGGATCTCGGCAACGCCGAGGCGGCGGTGCGCGAGCTGGAGACTCGGCTGCGGGCCGAGCCGTTCCGGGCGCCCGAGGCCTACGAATTGCGGGCGCTCGGCCTGGGTGCCCGTGCGCTGGCCGTCGCCGAGCGAACCGGTCGGATATTACGGTTGCGAGATGGCGTGGTGCTGTTGCCGACGGCGCCCGCGCTGGCGATGCGCGAACTGGCCCGCCTCGAGCAGCCGTTCACCACCAGCCAGGCGCGCCAAGCGTTGGGCACCACCCGTCGGGTGGCGATACCGCTGCTGGAACACCTCGACGCCCGCGGCTGGACACGTCGCCTCGACGCCGGACATCGCGAGGTGGTGCGATAGCCGCGTGCGGGTTTCACCGCAAGGATTATGGTTGGCCTCATGTGTTATGCGGTGCGGTGCCGTGTCTGCGGCAAAACGACGTGGGAAGGCTGCGGCGAGCACGTCGCTGAGGTGCGACGCTCGGTGCCGGCCGACCAGTGGTGCGACGGGCACCCCCCGGCCGAAGATCAGCGGGTGGCTGGCGGCAACACCGCGCGCTAAGAATCGGAAATCCCTGCACTGTCCGCGATTTTGCAGGCCATCCGCACGATGGCATCGATTCGCGTGGTAGTGGGCGTCCCAGCGGCGGCCTTGTTCAGCGGTTCGTCCATGGCGCGACGCATCACACCCTCGGCGATGATCGCCAGCTTCCACAGCCCCAGGACGTGCCAGAACTGTACAGCGGCCGGATCGCGGCCGGTCTCGTCCAGGTACCGGCGGGTCATCTCGGCGCGGTCCGGAAAACCGGGCAGCGTGGTCGGCTCGTAGTCGGCGCTCGTCGTCTCGCCGGGCTCCAACCAGTAGGTGAGCAGGCTGCCCATGTCGGCCAGCGGGTCGCCCAGGGTGGACAGTTCCCAGTCCAGCGTCGCCACCACCTCCCCGGCCACCCGGGAGGTGATCAGATTGCGCAGGTGAAAGTCGCCGTGCACCAGGCTGATTTCACGCTGCTGGGGAACACAGGCCCGTAGCCGGCGGGTGAGATCGTCGAGTTCGGGAACCTCCCGGGTCTTGGAGAGCTCCCACTGACCGGCCCACCGTTTGAGCTGACGCAGGGCGTAGGGCTTGTGGCTGGCCAGATCCTGCAGACCGACCGCCGCGAGGTCCACGGCGTGGATCTTGGCCAGGGTGTGCGGCAGCGACAGCGCGGTCCGCCGCCGCTGCTCGGGGGTCAGCGCTTCGGCGATCTCCTGGGTGTCGATCACCAGCCCGTCGACGAATTCCATCAGCACCAGTGGCACGTCGGTGAACTCCGAATCCGTTGTGACACCGAGTATCCGGGGAACCGGGACGTCCGTCCCGGCCAGTGCGGCGATGATGCGTGCCTCCCGGACCACGTCGTGGGCCGAGGCCAACAGCTGCCCCAGCGGCGGGCGCCGCAACACCCACGACTGACTGGCGTCGTCACTCACCCGGTACGTCAGATTGGACTGGCCCAGTCCGATCCGTTGGAAAGAGAGTCCGCCGGTGACATCGAGATCTAGGGTGTCCAGCCACCGCCGCAGGGCCTCGGCGTCGACACCGGGAACCTGCTCAGGCATGCGGCGTGCGGTACTTGCGTAACTCCTGGCTGGCGATGGTCCGTTTGTGCACCTCGTCGGGGCCGTCCGCGAGCCGCAACGTGCGCAGGTGCGCCCACGCCATCGCCAGCGGGAAGTCGTCGGTGACGCCACCGCCGCCATGCACCTGGATGGCACGGTCGACGATCTTGAGCGCGATGTTCGGGGCAGCCACCTTGATCGCCGCGATCTCGGTGCGGGCCTCCTTGTTGCCGACGGTGTCCATGAGGTACGCGGCTTTGAGGGTGAGTAGCCGGATCATTTCGATGTCGATGCGCGCCTCGGCGATCCAGTCGCGGATGTTGGCGTTGTCGGCGATCGGCTTTCCGAACGTGACTCGC
The nucleotide sequence above comes from Mycobacterium kiyosense. Encoded proteins:
- a CDS encoding acyl-CoA dehydrogenase; this encodes MPEQVPGVDAEALRRWLDTLDLDVTGGLSFQRIGLGQSNLTYRVSDDASQSWVLRRPPLGQLLASAHDVVREARIIAALAGTDVPVPRILGVTTDSEFTDVPLVLMEFVDGLVIDTQEIAEALTPEQRRRTALSLPHTLAKIHAVDLAAVGLQDLASHKPYALRQLKRWAGQWELSKTREVPELDDLTRRLRACVPQQREISLVHGDFHLRNLITSRVAGEVVATLDWELSTLGDPLADMGSLLTYWLEPGETTSADYEPTTLPGFPDRAEMTRRYLDETGRDPAAVQFWHVLGLWKLAIIAEGVMRRAMDEPLNKAAAGTPTTTRIDAIVRMACKIADSAGISDS